The following are encoded in a window of Mycobacteroides chelonae CCUG 47445 genomic DNA:
- a CDS encoding type VII secretion target, protein MGETSINVAGVRGVAGEFDSVAEELQKAIQQLRGLSFGGASAGRWHTAKGDAVRDGLREVVTHLENWQRTNTAIAEQLRATAQRYADRDAKNKARVAAANGR, encoded by the coding sequence ATGGGAGAAACCTCGATCAACGTCGCTGGTGTCCGGGGGGTCGCTGGAGAGTTCGACAGCGTGGCAGAAGAGCTGCAAAAAGCCATTCAGCAGCTGCGTGGGTTGTCTTTCGGTGGGGCATCGGCCGGTCGGTGGCACACGGCCAAGGGCGACGCGGTCAGGGATGGACTGCGCGAGGTGGTTACTCACCTCGAGAACTGGCAGCGCACCAACACCGCGATCGCCGAACAGCTCCGCGCGACCGCGCAACGTTATGCCGATCGGGATGCCAAGAACAAGGCAAGGGTGGCTGCAGCCAATGGCCGGTAA
- a CDS encoding dienelactone hydrolase family protein produces MASTRTLFKALTRRGPHKVLRGDLAFAGVSGVVYTPDSGFNLPAVAFGHDWLTGTNKYRATLEHLASWGIVAAAPDTEKGLIPSHLNLAADLATTLEIVTRVRLGDGKISVHPTKLALAGHGLGASAAVFAATRSSALVDKKNRPGGAKAVVALFPSATQPPVENSAAALTIPGLVVTSTDDAQSLRSNALALSQAWSGAELRNIAKAKSSGLPEHSWLRRFVGLGGSSRATQRNTRALLTGYLLFQLAGDKRYRDFADPAAELPNTSLPDAAALEISHIDRVQSLLR; encoded by the coding sequence ATGGCGAGTACCCGCACGCTATTCAAAGCCCTGACCCGTCGTGGTCCGCACAAGGTTCTGCGTGGCGACCTGGCCTTCGCCGGGGTGAGCGGCGTCGTCTACACACCGGATTCCGGCTTCAATCTGCCTGCGGTGGCGTTTGGACACGACTGGCTGACCGGTACGAACAAGTACCGAGCGACCCTGGAGCATCTCGCCTCCTGGGGAATCGTCGCGGCCGCCCCGGACACCGAGAAGGGGTTGATCCCGTCACACCTGAATCTCGCCGCCGACTTGGCCACGACACTCGAGATCGTGACCCGGGTGCGCCTCGGCGACGGCAAGATCAGCGTGCATCCGACCAAGCTCGCGCTGGCCGGTCATGGGTTGGGGGCCTCGGCGGCGGTGTTCGCGGCCACGCGGTCCTCAGCGCTGGTGGACAAGAAGAACCGGCCGGGGGGCGCCAAGGCCGTCGTCGCACTGTTTCCCAGCGCGACGCAGCCGCCCGTGGAGAACAGTGCCGCCGCGTTGACCATCCCCGGCCTTGTTGTGACGAGCACAGACGACGCTCAATCGCTGCGATCGAATGCCCTGGCGCTCTCGCAGGCGTGGTCGGGTGCCGAGCTGCGGAATATCGCGAAGGCGAAGTCCAGCGGACTACCAGAACACAGCTGGCTGCGTAGGTTTGTCGGACTCGGCGGATCGAGCCGGGCGACCCAACGCAACACACGTGCCCTGTTGACCGGATATCTGCTGTTCCAACTTGCCGGCGACAAGCGCTACCGCGACTTCGCGGACCCGGCCGCTGAACTACCGAACACCTCGCTGCCTGACGCCGCTGCGCTGGAGATCAGCCACATCGATCGCGTGCAATCGCTGCTGAGGTAG
- the rpsI gene encoding 30S ribosomal protein S9 — protein MTDIAEEQTPEENADIAVDGGDQAVVEVVVEDSAEETAVKAAPRGPVVIDKPIQTVGRRKEAVVRVRLVPGTGKFHLDGRTLEEYFPNKVHQQLIKAPLVSVNRVDSVDIYAHLSGGGPSGQAGALRLAIARALIIVEPEDRPVLKKAGFLTRDPRAIERKKYGLKKARKAPQYSKR, from the coding sequence GTGACCGATATCGCCGAAGAGCAGACCCCCGAAGAGAACGCGGACATCGCAGTGGACGGCGGCGACCAGGCGGTCGTCGAGGTCGTTGTTGAGGATTCCGCCGAAGAGACTGCCGTCAAGGCCGCTCCTCGCGGGCCCGTCGTCATCGACAAGCCCATCCAGACCGTTGGCCGCCGTAAGGAGGCCGTCGTCCGCGTGCGCCTCGTCCCCGGTACCGGCAAGTTCCACCTGGATGGCCGCACTCTGGAGGAGTACTTCCCGAACAAGGTGCACCAGCAGCTCATCAAGGCGCCGCTGGTCTCCGTCAACCGTGTGGACAGCGTGGACATCTACGCTCACCTGTCCGGTGGCGGCCCTTCGGGTCAGGCGGGCGCGCTGCGTCTCGCCATCGCCCGTGCGCTCATCATCGTGGAGCCCGAGGACCGTCCGGTGCTGAAGAAGGCCGGCTTCCTCACTCGTGACCCGCGTGCGATCGAGCGTAAGAAGTACGGTCTCAAGAAGGCCCGTAAGGCGCCTCAGTACTCGAAGCGCTGA
- the glmS gene encoding glutamine--fructose-6-phosphate transaminase (isomerizing), which translates to MCGIVGYVGHRDALGVVLEALRRLEYRGYDSAGVALADGSGGLLVQRKAGRLANLESAIAESDESFGATTGMGHTRWATHGAPTDRNAHPHRDATGKVAVVHNGIIENFPALRAELEAAGVEFASDTDSEVAVHLVARQYESGDTAGDFVASVQSVVRRLEGHFTLVFSHADDPGTIVAARRSTPLVVGIGDGEMFLGSDVAAFIEYTREAVELGQDQVVVITADGYRITDFAGNDDADNARVFTIDWDLSAAEKGGYEYFMLKEIAEQPAAVSDTLLGHFDLGRIILDEQRLSDQELRDIDKVFVVACGTAFHSGLLAKYAIEHWTRLPVEIELASEFRYRDPVLDRSTLVVAISQSGETADTLEAVRHAKEQKAKVLAVCNTNGSQIPRECDAVLYTRAGPEIGVAATKTFLAQVTANYIVGLALAQARGTKYPDEVAREYHELEAMPELIERVIAAMDPVAELARQYAQSSSILFLGRHVGYPVALEGALKLKELAYMHAEGFAAGELKHGPIALIEEGLPVIVVMPSPKGMGLLHSKLLSNIREIQARGARTIVIAEEGDETIRPYADHLIEIPAVSTLYQPLLSTIPMQVFAAAVAQARGYDVDKPRNLAKSVTVE; encoded by the coding sequence ATGTGCGGAATCGTCGGGTACGTCGGCCACCGGGACGCCCTTGGTGTCGTCCTCGAGGCGCTGCGGCGGCTCGAGTACCGGGGCTATGACTCGGCGGGGGTTGCGCTGGCCGACGGCAGCGGCGGGCTGCTGGTGCAGCGCAAGGCGGGGCGGCTGGCCAACCTGGAATCCGCGATCGCGGAATCGGACGAATCCTTCGGCGCGACCACCGGCATGGGGCACACCCGCTGGGCCACCCACGGCGCCCCTACCGACCGCAACGCTCACCCGCATCGGGATGCGACCGGCAAGGTCGCGGTGGTCCATAACGGGATCATCGAGAACTTCCCCGCATTGCGCGCCGAGCTGGAGGCCGCCGGAGTCGAATTCGCCAGCGACACCGACTCCGAGGTGGCCGTGCATCTGGTGGCGCGCCAGTACGAATCCGGAGACACCGCCGGCGACTTCGTGGCCTCGGTGCAGTCCGTGGTGCGGCGGCTGGAGGGTCACTTCACCCTCGTCTTCTCCCACGCCGACGACCCGGGCACGATCGTGGCCGCGCGCCGGTCCACCCCGCTGGTCGTGGGTATCGGCGACGGCGAGATGTTCCTCGGGTCCGACGTCGCCGCATTCATCGAATACACCAGGGAAGCTGTCGAACTGGGACAGGACCAGGTTGTCGTCATCACCGCGGACGGCTACCGCATCACCGATTTCGCGGGTAACGACGACGCCGATAATGCGCGGGTCTTCACCATCGACTGGGACCTGTCGGCCGCGGAAAAGGGCGGCTATGAGTACTTCATGCTCAAGGAGATCGCCGAACAGCCGGCTGCGGTGTCCGACACCTTGTTGGGGCACTTCGATCTTGGCCGGATAATTCTCGATGAGCAGCGGCTCTCCGATCAGGAACTGCGCGATATCGACAAGGTGTTCGTCGTGGCCTGCGGTACGGCATTCCATTCGGGCCTGCTGGCCAAGTACGCCATCGAGCATTGGACGCGGCTGCCCGTGGAGATCGAGCTCGCGAGCGAATTCCGCTACCGCGACCCGGTTTTGGATCGCAGCACGCTCGTCGTCGCCATTTCGCAATCGGGTGAGACCGCGGACACTCTGGAAGCGGTGCGGCACGCCAAGGAGCAGAAGGCCAAGGTGCTGGCCGTCTGCAATACCAACGGTTCGCAGATTCCCCGTGAATGCGATGCGGTGCTCTACACGCGGGCCGGACCGGAGATCGGTGTCGCCGCGACGAAGACATTCCTGGCCCAGGTGACCGCCAATTACATTGTGGGCCTGGCCTTGGCGCAGGCTCGCGGGACCAAATACCCCGACGAGGTGGCTCGTGAGTACCACGAGCTGGAGGCCATGCCGGAGTTGATCGAGCGTGTCATCGCCGCCATGGATCCGGTCGCCGAGCTCGCGCGGCAGTACGCGCAGTCCTCCAGCATCCTGTTCCTGGGGCGCCATGTCGGATACCCGGTGGCGCTGGAGGGTGCGCTCAAGCTCAAGGAGCTGGCGTACATGCACGCCGAGGGATTCGCGGCCGGAGAGCTCAAACACGGGCCGATCGCGCTGATCGAAGAGGGGCTGCCGGTCATCGTGGTGATGCCGTCGCCCAAGGGCATGGGGTTGCTGCATTCGAAGCTGCTCAGCAACATTCGTGAGATTCAGGCGCGCGGGGCGCGCACGATCGTGATCGCCGAAGAGGGCGACGAGACGATCCGGCCGTACGCGGACCACCTCATCGAGATTCCGGCGGTGTCGACGTTGTACCAGCCGTTGCTCTCCACGATTCCGATGCAGGTGTTCGCTGCGGCGGTGGCGCAGGCCCGGGGATACGACGTGGATAAACCGCGGAACCTGGCCAAGTCGGTAACCGTCGAATAG
- a CDS encoding alkaline phosphatase D family protein, with product MTAIPRRTVLRAALLGLAVAPAAACGPALVTTRPRLTHGVASGFPRSDGALIWARSDRPATMLVETAATESFSEVRRFTGPVLTPESDGTGRLRLTGLPADTEVHYRVTLDSDGALSEPVTGVFRTAPTDARNVRLIWSGDVAGQGFGINPDIGGMRIFRTMADRNPQFFLHSGDTVYADVPIQETLTLPDGRIWRNEVSEAKSAVAQTLDQYRGQHAYNLTDANYRYFNAHVPQLVQWDDHEVLNNWYPGEVLENDKYTEKRVDVLAQHGHRAFHEWQPTERREAVDGLVYQRVSYGPLLDVFILDMRSYKDPNSTNRQQRGAIFGARQTEWLINAMASSKAVWKIVANDLPLALVVPDGKTNFEAVANGDNGPPLGRETELAHILSQLKARQVRNVVWLTADVHYTAAHEYSPARAAFTDFDPFWEFVSGPLHAGAGQEKPLDGTFGPRADYVHAAPPDQQSPLDGYQHFGQIDIDGASGDLTVTLCDAAGSALYTRGLART from the coding sequence ATGACAGCCATTCCGCGCCGCACGGTCCTGCGTGCCGCCCTACTTGGGCTCGCTGTTGCTCCGGCGGCGGCATGCGGGCCCGCGTTGGTGACGACTCGCCCGAGACTGACGCATGGAGTGGCAAGCGGATTCCCTCGCTCTGACGGGGCGTTGATCTGGGCGCGGTCGGATCGTCCGGCCACCATGCTCGTCGAAACAGCTGCCACCGAAAGCTTCTCGGAGGTGCGGCGTTTCACCGGCCCGGTGCTCACGCCAGAGTCTGACGGGACCGGCCGGTTGCGCCTCACCGGCCTGCCCGCGGACACCGAGGTGCACTACCGGGTGACACTGGACTCCGATGGAGCCTTGAGTGAGCCTGTTACCGGCGTCTTCCGGACAGCGCCGACCGACGCACGAAATGTGCGACTGATCTGGTCCGGCGATGTGGCGGGACAAGGGTTCGGCATCAATCCAGACATCGGCGGGATGAGGATCTTCCGCACCATGGCGGACCGTAATCCGCAGTTCTTCCTGCACAGCGGGGACACGGTGTACGCGGATGTTCCGATCCAGGAAACACTGACCTTGCCCGACGGGCGGATATGGCGCAACGAGGTATCCGAGGCGAAAAGCGCTGTGGCACAGACACTCGACCAGTACCGAGGACAACACGCGTACAACCTCACCGACGCCAACTACCGATACTTCAACGCGCACGTTCCGCAACTCGTGCAGTGGGATGACCACGAAGTGCTCAACAACTGGTATCCCGGCGAGGTTCTGGAGAACGACAAGTACACCGAAAAGCGAGTCGATGTGCTCGCACAACACGGGCACCGGGCATTCCATGAATGGCAACCGACCGAACGCCGCGAGGCCGTTGATGGCCTTGTGTACCAACGAGTCTCATACGGTCCGCTATTGGACGTATTCATTCTCGACATGCGCAGCTACAAGGATCCCAACTCCACCAACCGGCAGCAGCGTGGCGCCATCTTCGGCGCCCGCCAAACCGAATGGCTGATCAACGCCATGGCTTCATCCAAGGCCGTATGGAAGATAGTCGCCAATGACCTGCCGCTTGCGCTGGTGGTACCCGACGGCAAGACGAACTTCGAGGCCGTCGCCAACGGCGATAACGGCCCACCTCTTGGGCGAGAAACCGAACTGGCACACATCCTCTCGCAACTGAAAGCGCGACAGGTCCGCAATGTGGTGTGGCTGACCGCCGACGTGCACTACACCGCAGCGCATGAATACTCGCCTGCGCGTGCCGCCTTCACAGACTTCGACCCGTTCTGGGAGTTTGTGTCAGGTCCACTACATGCCGGCGCCGGCCAGGAGAAGCCACTCGACGGAACCTTCGGACCGCGTGCGGATTACGTCCACGCGGCACCGCCGGATCAGCAGTCACCGCTGGACGGTTACCAGCATTTCGGGCAGATCGATATAGACGGCGCAAGCGGCGATCTCACCGTCACACTGTGCGACGCCGCGGGTTCCGCGCTATACACCCGCGGCCTGGCGCGCACCTAG
- a CDS encoding WXG100 family type VII secretion target, with product MQITYNHGEIDALVADVKGIINKFQAGLEELQHDIQPLVQQAEGQEATAYQEYQKAWHQSAEDLNQILTQLNSKVDQGNQDAQHTDQSAAGAWHG from the coding sequence ATGCAGATTACTTACAACCACGGCGAGATCGATGCGCTGGTTGCCGATGTCAAGGGCATCATCAACAAGTTCCAGGCCGGCCTGGAGGAACTGCAGCACGACATCCAGCCCCTGGTCCAGCAAGCTGAGGGCCAGGAAGCGACTGCTTACCAGGAGTACCAGAAGGCTTGGCACCAGTCCGCTGAGGACCTCAACCAGATCCTGACTCAGCTCAACTCCAAGGTTGACCAGGGTAACCAGGATGCGCAGCACACCGACCAGAGCGCTGCGGGCGCCTGGCACGGCTAA
- a CDS encoding LLM class F420-dependent oxidoreductase codes for MRIGTTLSYAGGFTEVVDELAELEKVGLDIAFVAEAYSYDAASQLGFLAAKTSTVKLASGIFQLYTRTPTLLAMTAAGLDYVSNGRFVLGIGASGPQVIEGFHGVKYDAPLGRTRETVEICRKVWRRERLEFEGKYFTVPLPPEQGTGLGKALKLINHPVRDRVPVLIAALGPKNVALTAEIAEGWQPIFFLPEKANDVWGAALAEGKAKRDPSLGDLEVYAGPALAIGDDVEALYGFVKPSLALYIGGMGAKGKNFYHNLATAYGFGKEADTIQELYLAGKKAEATDAVPDELVRNISLIGPKSFVAERVAAFKEAGVTTLNVAPLAADAAGRIKHVEALRELL; via the coding sequence ATGCGCATTGGAACCACGCTGAGCTATGCCGGCGGATTCACCGAAGTCGTTGACGAGCTCGCTGAGCTGGAGAAAGTCGGGTTGGACATCGCGTTCGTCGCCGAGGCCTACTCGTATGACGCCGCGAGCCAGCTCGGGTTTCTCGCTGCCAAGACGTCCACCGTAAAGCTCGCGTCGGGGATCTTCCAGCTGTACACCCGAACCCCCACCTTGCTGGCCATGACGGCGGCCGGCCTGGACTACGTCTCCAACGGTCGGTTCGTCCTGGGCATCGGCGCCTCGGGTCCGCAGGTCATCGAGGGATTCCACGGCGTGAAGTACGACGCTCCCCTGGGCCGTACTCGTGAAACCGTCGAGATCTGCCGCAAGGTGTGGCGTCGGGAACGCCTGGAGTTCGAAGGCAAGTACTTCACCGTGCCACTGCCTCCCGAACAGGGCACCGGCTTGGGCAAGGCGCTGAAGCTGATCAATCACCCAGTGCGCGACCGCGTTCCGGTACTCATCGCCGCTCTTGGCCCCAAGAACGTGGCACTGACCGCCGAGATCGCCGAGGGCTGGCAGCCCATCTTCTTCCTTCCCGAGAAGGCCAATGACGTGTGGGGTGCCGCCCTGGCCGAAGGCAAGGCCAAGCGCGACCCCTCACTCGGCGATCTCGAGGTCTACGCCGGGCCCGCACTCGCGATCGGCGACGACGTCGAAGCGCTGTACGGATTCGTCAAGCCGAGCCTGGCGCTCTACATCGGCGGCATGGGCGCCAAGGGCAAGAACTTCTACCACAACCTCGCGACCGCATACGGTTTCGGCAAGGAAGCCGACACCATCCAGGAGCTTTACCTGGCGGGCAAGAAGGCCGAGGCGACCGACGCGGTGCCTGACGAGCTGGTCAGGAACATCTCGCTCATCGGGCCCAAGAGTTTTGTCGCCGAACGGGTTGCGGCCTTCAAGGAGGCAGGTGTGACGACTCTCAATGTCGCCCCGCTCGCCGCCGATGCGGCAGGCCGGATCAAGCATGTCGAGGCTCTGCGCGAGCTGCTGTGA
- the rplM gene encoding 50S ribosomal protein L13, whose protein sequence is MPTYTPKAGDITTSWYVIDATDVVLGRLAVQAATLLRGKHKPTYAPHADGGDFVVIINAEKIALSGKKLTDKFAYRHSGFPGGLRKRSIGEQLEKFPTRTVEKAIIGMLPKNKLGRQIERKLKVYAGPEHPHAAQQPIPFEIKQVAQ, encoded by the coding sequence GTGCCTACCTACACGCCGAAGGCGGGTGACATCACCACGAGCTGGTATGTCATCGACGCCACGGATGTAGTGCTCGGCCGTCTTGCCGTTCAAGCAGCCACCCTGCTGCGCGGCAAGCACAAGCCGACCTACGCCCCGCATGCTGATGGTGGCGATTTCGTCGTCATCATCAACGCAGAGAAGATTGCCCTCAGCGGCAAGAAGCTCACCGACAAGTTCGCCTACCGTCACTCGGGCTTCCCGGGCGGTCTGCGCAAGCGCAGCATCGGCGAGCAGCTGGAGAAGTTCCCCACTCGCACGGTGGAGAAGGCAATCATCGGCATGCTGCCTAAGAACAAGCTTGGCCGCCAGATCGAGCGCAAGCTGAAGGTGTACGCAGGTCCCGAGCACCCGCACGCCGCGCAGCAGCCGATCCCGTTCGAGATTAAGCAGGTGGCTCAGTGA
- a CDS encoding type VII secretion-associated protein, with product MILDRDPQIGTRVAIEVTETAVRARTDAGIREAGHSDVRSAVAALDDEMALLPGRVVPSRALWAALFESLLTDQNAPVRLDSMQLIHPTAWSPGRRTVLSNAARMMAATLTVRSRAIALAERGVRADLSGRSLVVVEVSPGEVAVTVVAHGSAGEPEATVRHLEERSWETKNAADVARAVARAVEEVARGEPTGVAAILVDSADSDMGEAIVDAVDRIGLTPGVSQVAGDSVFRDVGQAPRALAFIDEPAEEPIVARRPEWTPASPARSTPRLPAWWPLAAIGLAAAVVVTGVVLTVASARERHPSPTAPVAATSLLVEGHVQFMVPAEWAVRRIPAGGSGSARVEVISPEDPEAVVHVTQVRVKSTETLASTAETLRVAMTKEPPGVFTDFKADDRKADRPAVTYTEVREGHDIAWTVLLDDDLRMGVGCQFKKNSYIDVEQACDLAIRTAHAVKSGN from the coding sequence GTGATTCTGGATCGCGACCCGCAGATAGGGACGCGGGTAGCGATCGAAGTGACCGAGACCGCAGTCCGGGCGCGAACCGACGCCGGCATCCGCGAGGCCGGGCATTCCGATGTTCGGTCGGCGGTCGCAGCACTCGACGACGAGATGGCCCTGTTGCCAGGTCGCGTGGTTCCGTCCCGTGCGCTCTGGGCAGCCCTGTTCGAGTCGTTGCTCACTGATCAGAATGCTCCGGTTCGCCTCGATTCGATGCAGCTGATCCATCCGACGGCGTGGAGTCCTGGACGGCGCACCGTGCTGTCGAATGCCGCGCGGATGATGGCCGCGACACTGACCGTGCGGTCGCGCGCCATCGCTCTGGCCGAGCGCGGTGTGCGCGCCGATCTGTCGGGGCGCTCCCTGGTGGTGGTCGAGGTGTCACCCGGTGAGGTCGCCGTCACCGTCGTGGCGCACGGCTCTGCCGGTGAGCCGGAGGCGACGGTTCGGCATCTCGAAGAACGGTCCTGGGAGACCAAGAACGCCGCAGATGTTGCACGCGCCGTGGCGCGTGCCGTCGAGGAGGTGGCCCGCGGCGAACCGACAGGAGTCGCCGCGATCCTCGTCGACTCGGCCGATAGCGACATGGGTGAGGCGATCGTCGACGCGGTCGATCGGATCGGCTTGACTCCCGGGGTATCGCAGGTCGCCGGGGATTCGGTGTTCCGCGATGTCGGTCAGGCTCCACGGGCGCTGGCGTTCATCGATGAGCCGGCAGAGGAGCCCATTGTGGCCAGAAGGCCCGAATGGACACCCGCGTCGCCCGCAAGATCCACGCCGCGGCTTCCCGCGTGGTGGCCGCTTGCCGCGATTGGCCTGGCCGCGGCCGTGGTTGTCACCGGTGTTGTCTTGACTGTGGCCTCCGCGCGCGAGCGGCACCCGTCGCCCACGGCACCCGTCGCGGCGACATCGCTGCTGGTAGAGGGGCATGTGCAGTTCATGGTGCCCGCCGAGTGGGCGGTACGGCGCATCCCTGCGGGCGGTTCCGGTTCAGCGCGGGTCGAGGTGATCTCACCCGAGGACCCTGAGGCGGTCGTGCATGTGACCCAGGTGCGGGTGAAGTCGACAGAAACCTTGGCCTCAACAGCGGAGACGCTGCGAGTTGCCATGACGAAGGAGCCGCCGGGGGTGTTCACCGATTTCAAGGCCGACGACCGCAAGGCGGACCGGCCGGCGGTCACCTACACCGAGGTTCGCGAGGGCCATGACATCGCGTGGACAGTGCTTCTGGATGATGACCTGAGAATGGGAGTTGGCTGCCAGTTCAAGAAGAATAGCTACATTGATGTCGAACAGGCTTGTGATCTGGCGATCCGAACCGCACATGCGGTAAAGTCGGGTAACTAG
- a CDS encoding WXG100 family type VII secretion target, giving the protein MAVFQNDLALLDSTAKKIDGKYQEFTAMQSQLRDRVAVGTSTWQGQARHAFDEAMARFDQEMGDIQKVLVGIHDTMESNKRRIQEMDEGQTF; this is encoded by the coding sequence GTGGCTGTTTTTCAGAATGACCTGGCGTTGCTCGATTCCACTGCCAAGAAGATTGACGGCAAGTACCAGGAGTTCACCGCGATGCAGTCCCAGCTGCGGGACCGCGTAGCGGTGGGTACCAGCACCTGGCAGGGGCAGGCGCGGCATGCCTTCGACGAGGCGATGGCTCGTTTCGATCAGGAGATGGGCGACATCCAGAAGGTGCTCGTCGGGATCCACGACACCATGGAGTCGAACAAGCGTCGCATCCAGGAGATGGACGAGGGCCAGACCTTCTAA
- the glmM gene encoding phosphoglucosamine mutase codes for MGSLFGTDGVRGVANAELTAELAVALGSAAARSLASGHAIAVVGRDPRASGEMLEAAVVAGIAAEGVDVLRVGVLPTPAVAYLTGAYGAAFGVMISASHNPMPDNGIKIFGAGGHKLDDSAEDAIEAQLDTPAARPTGAGIGRVRDAVDALDRYLHHVHNAATHPLSGVTVVVDCAHGAASDAAPLAYRAAGAHVIDINADPDGLNINDGCGSTHLGPLQAAVKAHDAHLGLAHDGDADRCLAVDADGNVIDGDAIMVVLAAAMAEAGELTDNTLVTTVMSNQGLHIAMRSAGIDVKVTGVGDRYVLEELRAGQFALGGEQSGHIVLPSLATTGDGIVTGLRLMSRMAQTGKSLADLASAMRSLPQTLINVPVSDKHTVAKAPEVLAAVAAVESELAGNGRILLRPSGTEQLVRVMVEADEQSTAQRLAERVAEVVGAI; via the coding sequence ATGGGCTCACTATTCGGCACTGACGGTGTGCGTGGTGTCGCGAATGCCGAGCTGACAGCCGAGCTTGCGGTCGCGCTGGGCTCGGCCGCGGCGCGGTCGTTGGCCAGTGGTCACGCCATCGCGGTCGTGGGCCGAGATCCGCGCGCCAGTGGTGAGATGTTGGAGGCTGCGGTTGTTGCGGGCATCGCGGCTGAAGGCGTCGACGTACTGCGCGTCGGTGTGCTGCCCACCCCGGCGGTGGCATACCTGACGGGTGCCTACGGAGCGGCCTTCGGCGTCATGATCTCGGCCTCCCATAACCCCATGCCCGACAACGGCATCAAGATCTTCGGCGCCGGTGGACACAAGCTTGATGACTCCGCCGAGGATGCCATCGAGGCGCAGCTGGATACTCCTGCGGCACGTCCGACCGGGGCGGGCATCGGTCGTGTGCGCGACGCCGTGGACGCCCTCGACCGGTATCTGCATCATGTTCACAATGCCGCCACTCATCCGCTGAGCGGAGTCACCGTGGTGGTCGACTGTGCGCACGGCGCGGCCTCCGACGCGGCGCCCTTGGCCTACCGCGCCGCCGGCGCCCACGTGATAGACATCAATGCCGACCCCGACGGGCTCAATATCAACGACGGTTGTGGGTCAACGCATCTCGGTCCACTGCAGGCCGCCGTGAAGGCCCACGACGCCCACCTCGGGCTTGCGCATGACGGCGACGCCGACAGATGTCTTGCGGTAGATGCGGACGGGAACGTCATCGATGGCGACGCCATCATGGTCGTGCTCGCCGCGGCGATGGCGGAAGCCGGTGAGCTGACCGACAACACGCTGGTCACCACGGTGATGAGCAATCAGGGATTGCATATCGCCATGCGTTCGGCGGGCATCGACGTCAAGGTGACCGGCGTCGGCGACCGCTATGTGCTGGAGGAGTTGCGCGCGGGCCAATTCGCCCTGGGCGGTGAGCAATCCGGTCATATCGTGTTGCCCTCACTGGCCACCACCGGAGACGGCATCGTCACCGGCCTGCGTCTCATGTCCCGGATGGCTCAAACAGGTAAGTCGTTGGCCGATCTTGCGTCCGCGATGCGCAGCCTGCCGCAAACGCTGATCAACGTGCCGGTCTCGGACAAGCACACGGTGGCGAAGGCGCCCGAGGTGCTTGCGGCCGTCGCCGCTGTGGAGTCTGAGCTTGCGGGCAATGGCCGAATCCTGTTGCGTCCTTCCGGAACCGAGCAACTCGTTCGTGTCATGGTGGAGGCCGACGAGCAGTCGACCGCACAGCGCCTCGCCGAACGGGTGGCCGAGGTGGTCGGCGCGATCTAG